The following proteins are co-located in the Flavobacterium sp. CECT 9288 genome:
- a CDS encoding AraC family transcriptional regulator → MNTNRALIQPPLLTSEKSLKTLVENRTVYSLNHCELNIFETYETSTSVPLQFKDFVVTSMLRGKKVMHLFDDPGFVYLPGETVVIPSNVAMKIDFPEASKSNPTQCLALAIDPKKITDTLHFLNERYPKEGDNQFWQLNYQNYFFYNNIELATTINKLIKECMSVSITKDALADLTLQELLIRIIQTQTAKAVSEGSFSQTNNPMNPVIEFIRQNLKEKFSMKLLSEKACMSTTSFYRFFKRELGMTPVEFIINEKIKCAKQLLKNPSMQINEICYLSGFEDCNYFIRLFKKHEGITPKQYQLLYVN, encoded by the coding sequence ATGAATACAAATCGAGCTTTAATACAACCACCACTATTAACAAGTGAAAAATCTTTAAAAACATTAGTAGAAAACAGAACTGTTTACTCACTAAATCACTGTGAATTAAATATTTTCGAAACCTACGAAACATCAACTTCAGTACCATTACAATTTAAGGATTTTGTAGTTACTAGCATGTTGAGAGGTAAAAAAGTAATGCACCTTTTTGATGATCCTGGTTTTGTGTATTTACCAGGCGAAACAGTTGTTATTCCATCAAATGTGGCTATGAAAATTGATTTTCCAGAAGCTTCAAAAAGCAACCCTACCCAGTGTTTAGCTTTGGCGATAGACCCGAAAAAAATAACAGATACTTTACATTTTTTAAACGAAAGGTATCCTAAAGAAGGTGATAATCAATTCTGGCAATTGAATTACCAAAATTATTTTTTTTACAACAATATTGAATTAGCCACAACAATCAACAAACTGATCAAAGAATGTATGAGTGTCTCTATAACCAAAGATGCACTTGCCGACCTAACTTTGCAAGAATTATTAATTAGGATTATACAAACTCAAACAGCAAAAGCAGTAAGTGAAGGCTCGTTTTCACAAACTAATAATCCTATGAATCCTGTTATTGAATTTATAAGACAAAATTTAAAGGAAAAATTTAGCATGAAACTACTTAGCGAAAAAGCGTGTATGAGTACAACGTCTTTTTATCGTTTTTTCAAAAGAGAATTAGGCATGACACCCGTTGAATTTATAATAAACGAAAAGATAAAATGTGCCAAACAACTTTTAAAAAACCCGAGTATGCAAATCAACGAAATATGTTATCTCTCCGGTTTCGAAGACTGTAATTATTTCATAAGACTTTTTAAAAAACATGAAGGCATTACCCCAAAACAATACCAATTGTTGTATGTTAATTAA
- a CDS encoding DUF779 domain-containing protein, translating into MQKRIDATEKAIELIKILKEKHGDLMFYQAGGCCEGTQPQCFEKGGFYQRMGDVCIGTIENTEFWVDKDLFEYWKHAHFTLDVIDAFGVGGFSLETPMKKTFKIIYRLFTPEETTSLEPVFYIE; encoded by the coding sequence ATGCAAAAAAGAATAGATGCCACAGAAAAAGCAATTGAATTAATTAAAATTTTAAAAGAAAAACACGGTGATTTGATGTTTTATCAAGCAGGAGGATGTTGCGAGGGTACACAGCCACAATGTTTTGAAAAAGGAGGTTTTTATCAAAGAATGGGGGATGTATGCATTGGAACGATTGAAAATACAGAATTTTGGGTGGATAAAGATTTATTCGAATATTGGAAACATGCTCACTTTACTTTAGATGTTATTGATGCTTTTGGTGTAGGCGGTTTTTCTTTAGAAACTCCGATGAAAAAAACATTTAAAATTATTTACCGACTCTTTACACCTGAGGAAACTACTTCTTTAGAACCTGTATTTTATATTGAATGA